aatttacaaaaatttttttagtgttttttcgattttcattttgtaaaataaatcgtttgtttctttttttctatttctacatattttatgtgcaatttgtttattacgATTTTGTTGTTAATTGATTGTTTTTACTTAGTGCTTAATGCAattactattatatttatgatgtaaattatttatggatctttttttttttcacaattTATATGTGAATAGAAATTTAGTTGTAAATGGTAATTctctttatatatgcatgtaataattaaagtttattttctatataatagaaaaaaaaagtatttataatttgtagCTAAATCGGCTAatcgaaaaaaagaaaaaaaaacgggCACACAatattaaacatatattataagaaGAACATTtgtgttttatttactttttttttttaatcgtATATGtcgaaaattttaataattaaaaaatgtgataaaattaatgtaaatattaccaccaatttttttaattcaaatttgttttatttgtaaaatttgtaaaatttgtaaatttgtatataaatatatatattaaaattttttatagatttAACTTATTCTCGTGTTGTAAAAGATGttaaattgaaaatagttagcaatataaattaataaaaataaaaagtaattaaatctataaatgaaaaaaaataatacatacatttaaaaatatataatgcaaCCACACTAATATACATTCGATTTAAttcattcatatatttgtttgtaCAACACTAATATAAATGCACatatataacaattatGTTTCGATTAATATAAAGATcgaaattttttatatagattaaaattcattttaaaTAGTCAATGTTTTCcacacataaaaaaaaaatatataattgcatatacattatatacACACAATTTAAACGATTTTAATTTacaagttaaaaaaaattaaaaataaataaataaacaaataggGCAAATAAGACCGATAAgagaaaaacaaaagatgTACATTAAGTtataaagtaaaaaaaaatgaatttcaaacagaataaatattatatttttttagtatctttgtttgttttggcgaagtataataataatgttggATCATATAAAACATCAAATTTAGTTtcctttaaaaatgtaactAATTATCGAAATTTAGAAGAACCTATGGGTGAAGAAAATGTAAATGAAAAcccaaaatatttacaacaAGTTCAACTTGAAGAAGATGAATTAGATGTTGAAGGCAATACTGAAAAAGAAAGTACAACAACTCGTGTAAAAACTAAAAGTGAAATATTAACAGAAGAAAAATTAGCtacaaatgaaaaaactACATTCATTAATGATGAATTAGTatctaaatatttaaacatTTGTGAAAGCGTACGCAATAATACATTTGGtcatgaaaataatgaattttttcataaaagtGATGATTGCAccttatttaaaaatccATTAGATAAGAATAAAACAAGTTATGAAATAATAGGACATGGAAAATTAGATGATGTATCACTTTATGGTATGAATTTTGCATTGAGAGATCTTTCAGCAATTAGAGAATGGAATACCTATATtacttatttaaattatttagatTTAACAAAAGATGGAATTGAagataaaatgaataaaaatgaagtaATCGATCCAACCAAACATACGATAGAAGATacagatatatataataataatagttacatttatttagtAAATGGTTTACCATGGCCATTTAGAAGTCATGATACTCCTTAtgaatattatcaaaaatattttcccgataaaaatatgctttTAGTTGCAAATAGATCAATCAAAAAAGCCTTTAAAGATGTTTCAGGTTATACCAGAATTCGAAATTATGAAAACTTTTTTTGcttatattcaaaaaataaagatatatatacccCAGGTCTAGATTATGTCtcatcaattttttatgatgtAAACATTTCAGCATTTTTGCAAAATAGTATACTTAATCAATTATTTCCAAAACTTATCTTTGATTTAAATGACGCATCAAGAAAATATACTAAAGTTGGATCAGCCATGTctgaagaagaaaaagcAACTTATCAACTATTGTTACAAGGCGTACcccataataaaaaacttaaatcagtagaaaataaattaaccAATCCAGGAGATAATGGAGTTGTCGCTACCAACGCCAATATGTTTTGgacaatatttattagcCCAATGTATAAGGTGGCTGAAATTTGTATGgcttttataaaaaaaacattgaATGTATtccaataaaataattaatccATATTATGTGCATATACTATTCTTTAAGAATATGAAGCTATATGCTTTACCCTTTTAATATTTGGCTCTTATTAAAGGGAACcgtatatgaaaaaaaaaacaatgacATAAGGAATGTGCACACACTTTTATGCTATTgtctttataatattttgcttccatatttaatttttatgcattacttgattttttttcttgttttctttttttaagtatttCACCGTTTTAACACAACCAACAACTTtatatttcaatttttaaatatcatttaattAACTCAAAAATGACGAAAAAAATGCCGGAAAAAATGacggaaaaaatatgaaccgttcataaaataaaaaggtaGCTAGCTAAAATAAAGGATATGTAGAAAGTTCATATATTTGCACACAAGCATATAAATTAGAATTCCCTCCTctttttcacttttattgtctctttattattaatatgaaCGGTTTATACTCCAACGaaaaattggaaaaataatgttttccacaaaaaaaagaaaaaaaattgtaattaaaaataaagataataaagtattatatttatatatagctAGATTTTATTAAAGTTTCTTAAAAAGacgaataaaaataataaaattcaaaaacaaacaaataaaaatataaatcggTACCACTTCACATATGGAAGTATCATAAGTAGTGAAAGGTATTGTACAAATTTTACTGTAATTGGATAAaccaataaatataaaaacataaaacaaaaaaattatgaaaaaaaatatatacgtaatatatcaaattaataatacataaattattattacaaattaggacaaaaaaataaaagaaaaatgtaGCATAATATGATAgagagaaatatatatataagacaAAATATGTCggattttatttaaaaaatattggaGATTaccaatattttttatggtaAAAAAGTAAAGTATATTTTTCGATGAAAGTTAATATGATTTAAATTTGAACTTAAATAATCTTCATTTGATAGTatatccaaaaaaaaaggaaaaggTACCAAAGGCAAAAAGAGACAAGACCACAAGAGATAAGTATGACTGATAATCGAGTTATTCTTAAAATACCATTGTCACAATAATTATGTCTTACATTAGCCATTAGATTTATTAATCTACTACACTTTGTATTTTCTATTAATGAATTACTTTTTTCGATAATAagatttttaaatatatttatatgttcaCTAACTTCTCTAAGTAAAGTTAAAATgatttcaaaatttatatattcaatagatttttcaaaatatgtttGAACAATGGATGTCTTATTTCCTCCAGGCTCATTTTGTGGTGTATATTCTTTCcatgttattttttccgTTTTTTTCCCATCTAAATCGCTaatatcaaaaattttatctttattaatttttgattttaatGCCATTATTTGAAGTACACTATCAACATCTTCATCTGAATAAATTAGACTCTTCTTATTTCTAAcagtaatatatttttcgtCGGTAACTTTAGAGTCATAAttgatattatattttttgttgtcATTTGCACATGAATCATCTTCAAAGCACATTCCATAACCTTCTGTAAATCCAATtctatttaaatatgtcaTATACGAATTTATTCCCATGAGTTGATAATCTGCAAATTGAACATTCTCTCTTGTTATACATGTTCCTTGTAATGATGTTTTAACAAGTTCGGCCTTAGCTTgatttataatttcattGTTATCTGTTGGAATGATTACCCATATAAAATCTTTTATCATTGTtgattgttttttataatctcccttaattttatcaaaatcACCGTTATATTGTGCAATACTGTTATATAAATCCGTTGTGTTTAATGAATCAAGAGATTTCATATATTGGCTTGTAACAGTTCGATCAATAAGTCCTCCATTTGGATTTTTTAAGCAATAAccgattttattttcacttAAAAAGTCAAAAgtaaattcattttttaatattcgATCAGATATAATACAACTAGTTCCACCTAAAAcagataaaattaaaaaggttGTTCCTAATGCTAAAACAATAATTGCTAAGAATCCAAAAGCCCCACTAAAACAACCAAATAAAtctgaaatatatttattatccaTTGATTTCCcttttattacaaaatatgtagaggctaacattattattaatataattaatgaaaataatattatcattatatttaaagcCATCATTATGGctgtaaatttatttagtatatatcggattttaaattttttgtcaTATGATTTTATAAGCCGTTCTAAATGAtctatttttgtttttaagtcgggaacatttttatttactgCACTAATTATAGTATTATCTACatcattaaatattttcgaaatttcattttttgaagTATCAATAATGGATTCAGCTTGGCTTAATAAAGTATCTCCcttagtaataatattgtcCAAAGATTCTCTAAGCACTTTTAAAACTGGATAGGTATGAAGATATCCTTcttctaattttttattatttttatcgaTGTTGTTTCTAAGCACTTTTAGCATGTTGAATCCGGTTTTATATCCTGCGTaggtaaaaaaagaaacaaatgTGACAAAGTAAGTTTATGCAAAAATGGGTGGTAATATGGAAGCGTGCacaaaattagaaaaatgaaaaaaggtGAAAACATCCACAAGAGTAAACCTACTTAAAATGACGGGAAAGGTCTGATTGGtgttataatttgttttatctTTAATAAACTCCTTCGTGGTTTGATATTGATTCATTATAGAAATAGCATCTGTAACAACATGTTCTAAAGAATAGCATTCCgaatttacattttttgtatcgGGACATTTATCAACAAGAAATTTTTCAATTGTTTTTGATAACCcacatatattcatattaattCCTTTTTGTACatctataaaaatagcCATTCCCAAAACTCCTAAACAAATAAGACAAGAAAGAAAACAACATATGATcaaattcattattattctataacctcttttttttacaatctTTAtgacattattattttctgcattttcattaatgtTATTAAGTTCGTCAagttcattattataattatcttTAATGCTATTGCTATTTGTGCTAACCGAATTTCTATTTGCTTTATTTGATTTGGCCCATTCTTCTtctttatctttattattactatcatttttagatgaattaaataattttttcagtAACCGTCTAAAACATTTagtatacaaaataaatgaagttaaataaacaataataaaaataaataaaaaatataaaaagaatataacaTATGGGTTTCTTTCCATAATTCTTATAACACTTTTTccattaaaattgttaagATCTTCCATTCTCCATGATGAATATAAACGTTTAAATATAGTTTGATCgaattcatttaaattaattccCAGATTTATAgttctattttttattccgCAAAAATATCCAAACTCATTTTGTAtagtattattaaattgagttaaatattcttttattgattctatttttttgatactTATTAATACGTTGTCAATGTCCCCCATTTTGCTCgatcgtttttttttttaataacaatattgtctttttttcttagtatatgttttcaaataaatgggtattatgttttaagcaaaataatcaaaaagGGTACCCCCTGTAATTTCTGAC
This genomic stretch from Plasmodium vinckei vinckei genome assembly, chromosome: PVVCY_02 harbors:
- a CDS encoding StAR-related lipid transfer protein, giving the protein MNFKQNKYYIFLVSLFVLAKYNNNVGSYKTSNLVSFKNVTNYRNLEEPMGEENVNENPKYLQQVQLEEDELDVEGNTEKESTTTRVKTKSEILTEEKLATNEKTTFINDELVSKYLNICESVRNNTFGHENNEFFHKSDDCTLFKNPLDKNKTSYEIIGHGKLDDVSLYGMNFALRDLSAIREWNTYITYLNYLDLTKDGIEDKMNKNEVIDPTKHTIEDTDIYNNNSYIYLVNGLPWPFRSHDTPYEYYQKYFPDKNMLLVANRSIKKAFKDVSGYTRIRNYENFFCLYSKNKDIYTPGLDYVSSIFYDVNISAFLQNSILNQLFPKLIFDLNDASRKYTKVGSAMSEEEKATYQLLLQGVPHNKKLKSVENKLTNPGDNGVVATNANMFWTIFISPMYKVAEICMAFIKKTLNVFQ